In Alistipes ihumii AP11, a genomic segment contains:
- a CDS encoding Fe-S cluster domain-containing protein has protein sequence MSEVLLFTVLTLCIVGVLAAVVLYFVAQKFKVYEDPRIDAVESMLPGANCGGCGYPGCRGLADALVGSDDLSSLYCTAGGAETMRKIAEYLGKVAPEKEPAVAVVRCNGNCEKRPRTNIYDGAASCAIEATLYGGETGCSYGCLGGGDCVSACAFGALSIDLRSGLPVVNEALCTACGACVKACPKGIIELRKKGMKGRRVYVGCVNKDKGAIARKACASACIGCGKCQKTCSFDAITLQNNLAYIDADKCRLCRKCVEECPTGAILQVNFPARPAPSGTEIKASTSAPSV, from the coding sequence ATGAGTGAAGTGCTGTTATTCACTGTCTTGACGCTATGTATCGTCGGAGTTCTCGCGGCGGTCGTGCTCTATTTCGTCGCACAGAAATTCAAGGTCTACGAAGATCCTCGTATCGATGCCGTCGAAAGCATGCTGCCCGGAGCCAATTGCGGCGGATGCGGATATCCGGGTTGCCGGGGATTGGCCGACGCGCTGGTAGGCAGCGACGATCTGTCGTCGCTGTATTGTACGGCCGGAGGCGCCGAGACGATGAGGAAGATCGCCGAATATCTGGGGAAAGTCGCCCCGGAAAAAGAACCGGCAGTCGCGGTCGTTCGTTGCAACGGCAATTGCGAAAAGCGTCCCCGGACCAATATATACGACGGAGCCGCCTCCTGCGCGATCGAGGCGACCCTGTACGGCGGGGAAACGGGATGCTCGTACGGCTGCCTCGGAGGAGGCGATTGCGTGTCGGCCTGCGCTTTTGGAGCCTTGTCGATCGACCTGCGAAGCGGGTTGCCCGTTGTGAACGAAGCGCTTTGCACTGCCTGCGGCGCGTGCGTCAAGGCTTGTCCCAAAGGAATTATCGAGCTTCGCAAGAAAGGAATGAAAGGCCGCAGGGTCTACGTCGGGTGCGTAAACAAGGACAAAGGCGCCATAGCGCGGAAAGCCTGCGCCTCTGCCTGCATCGGATGCGGCAAATGTCAGAAAACATGTTCTTTCGATGCGATTACATTACAGAACAATTTAGCATATATCGATGCGGACAAATGTCGCTTATGCCGTAAATGCGTGGAAGAATGTCCGACCGGAGCGATCCTTCAGGTCAACTTTCCGGCCCGGCCCGCTCCAAGCGGAACGGAAATAAAGGCAAGCACATCTGCTCCATCAGTTTAG
- a CDS encoding SoxR reducing system RseC family protein, translated as MSGVITHRGVVTEIFPDAILVTIRSESACGGCRVRKQCAMGESEDKTLAIPSAQASYFEKGETVEVVTEQAMGIKAVVWAYVLPFLSVMTALLVLLQAGAGELVSGLTSLGILALYYCVLYLLRHRLEKEITFKVRKTS; from the coding sequence GTGAGCGGAGTCATTACACACAGGGGAGTCGTAACGGAGATTTTCCCCGATGCCATACTAGTCACCATTCGCAGCGAGAGCGCCTGCGGCGGTTGCCGTGTTCGGAAACAATGCGCCATGGGTGAGAGCGAAGATAAAACGCTGGCTATTCCTTCGGCACAAGCTTCCTATTTCGAAAAAGGGGAAACGGTCGAGGTCGTCACCGAGCAAGCCATGGGTATCAAAGCAGTCGTATGGGCTTATGTGCTTCCTTTTCTGTCGGTCATGACCGCCTTGCTCGTTCTGCTGCAAGCCGGAGCAGGGGAATTGGTTTCGGGATTGACGTCGCTGGGGATATTGGCGTTGTATTATTGCGTGCTTTACCTGCTCCGACACCGTCTCGAAAAGGAAATTACGTTTAAAGTCAGAAAAACATCATGA